One region of Wyeomyia smithii strain HCP4-BCI-WySm-NY-G18 chromosome 3, ASM2978416v1, whole genome shotgun sequence genomic DNA includes:
- the LOC129728090 gene encoding 39S ribosomal protein L47, mitochondrial produces the protein MNIINRIWQPSIQICKFSNVIRFGMVHLLRKSCGAEIQSISSVKCFSLSSRRFDLSEFFEDKKNLGENEVKHGRAWTKDELRIKANSDLHKLWFILLKERNMLLTMEHECNDKMELFPSPERLDKVKESMENIEHVVRERNRAYYELGTGETGERPGKLEYNQLGLRFYYRMFEHVIPKHRNGKWNQTHKFFYKGAAVTKFLRLYREKLYNVKRKQRNRDRNEVMHLLKRFPNMDRNIIAAKYPSVDIDKLSKLDKIRGNYDPVKV, from the exons atgaatattataaaccgaatttggcaacCATCGAtacaaatttgtaaattttcaaatgttATTCGGTTTGGTATGGTACATTTATTAAGAAAAAG TTGCGGAGCCGAAATTCAGTCAATCTCGTCGGTAAAATGTTTCTCACTATCTAGTCGTCGATTCGATTTGTCAGAATTTTTCGAAGATAAGAAAAACCTTGGAGAGAATGAGGTTAAACATGGACGGGCTTGGACTAAGGATGAATTGAGGATTAAAGCTAATTCTGATTTGCATAAATTGTGGTTTATTCTGCTGAAAGAACGGAATATGTTGCTTACCATGGAGCATGAGTGTAATGACAAAATGGAGCTCTTTCCAAGTCCTGAACGACTCGATAAG GTCAAAGAATCTATGGAAAATATAGAACATGTTGTTCGCGAACGTAATCGTGCTTACTACGAGCTTGGAACAGGTGAAACGGGAGAACGTCCTGGCAAGCTGGAGTATAACCAACTTGGCCTGAGATTTTACTATAGAATGTTTGAACACGTCATCCCCAAGCACCGAAACGGAAAATGGAATCAAACACATAAATTTTTCTATAAAGGAGCAGCGGTAACAAAATTTTTGCGGCTTTACCGAGAAAAACTCTATAACGTAAAACGAAAACAGAGGAATCGTGACCGAAATGAAGTGATGCATTTACTGAAAAGGTTTCCAAATATGGATAGAAATATCATTGCCGCAAAATATCCGTCGGTGGATATAGATAAACTATCAAAATTGGATAAAATACGAGGAAATTACGATCCTGTCAAGGTATGA
- the LOC129728087 gene encoding pyruvate dehydrogenase phosphatase regulatory subunit, mitochondrial-like isoform X1: protein MNYLTKFSHPKRFRWKWYSTGHTENSTQTARVVIAGAGLVGNSVAYHLTENGWNNVVVLDQHKIGSGTSDFGSGTIGLFKPTPERNIIMESVKLYERLQHAGHNVGLQKCGSLNLAQTHDRVIAFKRRIAYNVPTGLFCEFIGAETAKQLHPLLNVDDIQGAVHVPDDCIADPALVLNVLVSLSKQKGVKYFEGCEVKWINTIGGRVDSVETDIGTIKCEYFINCSGMWARELGLRSRKPVCIPAYPAQHFYALSTNLNLATDSLLPCIRDYDSNMYARQYGGEMLVGWFEKEAIPAFENKKDIPKGWKAYLSQNMPNHCTPLWEKAIDRMPALKTTTNPKITNSPDNFTPDGRLIFGETAEVKNYYVACGLNGNPLQGSGGVGKALAEWIVAGTPTIEMLPFNIQRFLDLHNNRQYLQNRIREVVGRQYAILYPNQSEYKFSRKLRCSPLYSVLETRGAVFGTKMAYERALYFDTDYKRGNPPPTMPPGSFYKPKFFIFMEKEYFACAQHVGIIDISSFSKIEIQPGIQSSSHRNSVLDYLQKMCANDVNIQIGHIVHSGMLNERGGYENDCMLIRQSDDQYFMISPSSQQTKIYEWMSRNLPRDDSVKLNDVTSMYTVLNVVGPKSTQLMSELSNSNVKLQPFTYRKLNVGFASDVMIMTFTHTGMPGYCLYVPSEYALHVYDRLMAVGRDYGARDVGTLTQRFLRIDKFIPFWGDELTSMTTPFEAGVFYSISQLKKKEDFIGRSALEKQKQDGLTKRLVLFHLEDIDVDKDVWPWGGEPIYRNGEYCGTVTSAGYGFASEKLVCLGYISRSQRDVSKIITTEFIMDKNAVYHIDIAGRLFRLKQHVHPKAAMAQATAERDERKSYRPTVLKIKKQFQA, encoded by the exons ATGAATTACTTAACTAAGTTTTCCCATCCAAAGAGATTCCGTTGGAAATGGTACAGTACCGGTCATACAGAGAATTCTACACAAACTGCGAGAGTGGTGATTGCCGGGGCAGGATTAGTGGGCAATTCGGTGGCTTATCATTTAACCGAGAATGGATGGAATAACGTGGTAGTATTGGATCAACACAAGATAGGAAGTGGTACGTCGGATTTCGGATCGGGAACTATAGGACTATTCAAGCCTACTCCAGAACGTAACATTATTATGGAAAGTGTAAAACTGTACGAACGGTTGCAACATGCTGGTCACAACGTGGGGCTACAAAAATGTGGCAGCCTTAACCTAGCACAAACGCACGACCGAGTGATAGCATTCAAGCGAAGAATTGCTTACAATGTGCCGACAGGTTTATTCTGTGAATTTATTGGTGCGGAAACTGCAAAGCAGTTACATCCGCTCCTGAATGTGGACGATATTCAAGGAGCCGTACACGTACCTGATGATTGCATTGCAGATCCAGCATTGGTTTTGAACGTGCTCGTTAGTTTATCTAAGCAAAAAGGAGTCAAATATTTTGAGGGATGCGAAGTTAAGTGg ATCAATACTATAGGAGGTCGTGTTGATAGTGTGGAAACAGATATTGGAACAATAAAATGTGAATATTTCATCAACTGCAGTGGTATGTGGGCTCGCGAATTGGGGTTGAGGAGTAGAAAACCAGTATGTATTCCAGCTTATCCCGCACAGCATTTTTATGCACTTTCAACTAACTTAAACCTGGCGACTGATAGTCTTCTACCATGCATTCGTGACTACGATTCTAACATGTATGCTAGACAGTATGGCGGGGAAATGTTGGTAGGTTGGTTTGAAAAAGAAGCAATACCTGCCTTCGAAAACAAGAAAGACATACCTAAAGGCTGGAAAGCTTATTTATCGCAAAACATGCCAAATCATTGCACACCATTATGGGAAAAAGCAATAGATCGCATGCCTGCGCTGAAAACCACAACCAATCCAAAGATTACTAATAGTCCAGATAATTTCACTCCAGACGGGCGATTAATTTTTGGAGAAACAGCTGAAGTTAAGAATTACTATGTCGCCTGTGGTCTTAATGGAAATCCTTTGCAAGGATCTGGTGGTGTTGGAAAGGCACTTGCTGAATGGATTGTGGCAGGAACACCAACTATAGAAATGTTACCTTTTAATATACAACGCTTCTTAGATCTCCACAACAATCGACAGTATTTGCAAAACCGTATTAGAGAAGTTGTTGGGCGGCAATACGCCATTTTGTACCCAAACCAGAGcgaatacaaattttcacgaaagcTTCGCTGTTCTCCACTATATAGTGTTCTGGAAACACGAGGTGCCGTGTTTGGAACAAAAATGGCCTACGAAAGAGCGCTGTACTTTGATACCGACTACAAAC GGGGGAATCCTCCTCCAACAATGCCACCCGGCAGTTTCTACAAaccaaaatttttcatatttatggAAAAAGAGTACTTTGCATGTGCACAGCATGTCGGCATCATCGATATATCATCATTTTCTAAAATCGAGATCCAG CCCGGGATACAAAGTAGTAGTCATAGGAATAGTGTTCTAGATTATCTACAAAAAATGTGTGCCAATGATGTTAACATTCAAATCGGACATATCGTGCACAGCGGTATGCTGAATGAGCGCGGTGGTTACGAGAACGATTGTATGCTTATACGCCAAAGCGATGATCAGTACTTTATGATATCGCCGTCATCCCAACAGACTAAAATTTACGAATGGATGTCGCGTAATCTCCCGCGAGATGACAGCGTTAAACTTAATGACGTCACATCGATGTATACTGTACTTAACGTTGTGGGACCTAAATCGACCCAACTTATGAGTGAACTATCTAACTCAAATGTAAAGTTACAACCTTTCACATATCGAAAATTAAATGTTGGCTTTGCCAGTGATGTGATGATCATGACTTTTACACACACAGGAATGCCAGGTTACTGTTTGTATGTTCCGTCCGAATATGCGTTACATGTTTACGACAGGCTGATGGCAGTGGGACGCGACTACGGTGCACGAGATGTTGGTACATTGACGCAGCGTTTCCTTAGAATCGACAAGTTCATCCCATTTTGGGGCGACGAACTGACTAGTATGACAACCCCCTTTGAGGCTGGTGTTTTTTACTCA ATTTcccaattgaagaaaaaagagGATTTCATAGGAAGATCTGCCCTCGAAAAACAGAAACAGGATGGCCTAACAAAACGTTTAGTTCTGTTCCATCTGGAGGATATTGATGTCGATAAAGATGTTTGGCCCTGGGGTGGTGAGCCTATATATCGTAATGGGGAGTATTGTGGTACTGTGACGTCTGCCGG GTACGGATTTGCATCCGAAAAGCTGGTCTGTTTGGGTTACATCAGCCGATCACAGCGAGATGTGTCCAAAATAATAACTACTGAGTTCATAATGGACAAAAATGCAGTATATCATATTGACATCGCTGGGCGATTATTTCGCCTAAAACAGCACGTTCATCCGAAAGCGGCAATGGCGCAGGCAACAGCGGAACGTGACGAACGTAAATCGTATCGACCGacagttttaaaaataaaaaagcaattTCAAGCGTGA
- the LOC129728087 gene encoding pyruvate dehydrogenase phosphatase regulatory subunit, mitochondrial-like isoform X2, whose amino-acid sequence MNYLTKFSHPKRFRWKWYSTGHTENSTQTARVVIAGAGLVGNSVAYHLTENGWNNVVVLDQHKIGSGTSDFGSGTIGLFKPTPERNIIMESVKLYERLQHAGHNVGLQKCGSLNLAQTHDRVIAFKRRIAYNVPTGLFCEFIGAETAKQLHPLLNVDDIQGAVHVPDDCIADPALVLNVLVSLSKQKGVKYFEGCEVKWINTIGGRVDSVETDIGTIKCEYFINCSGMWARELGLRSRKPVCIPAYPAQHFYALSTNLNLATDSLLPCIRDYDSNMYARQYGGEMLVGWFEKEAIPAFENKKDIPKGWKAYLSQNMPNHCTPLWEKAIDRMPALKTTTNPKITNSPDNFTPDGRLIFGETAEVKNYYVACGLNGNPLQGSGGVGKALAEWIVAGTPTIEMLPFNIQRFLDLHNNRQYLQNRIREVVGRQYAILYPNQSEYKFSRKLRCSPLYSVLETRGAVFGTKMAYERALYFDTDYKRGNPPPTMPPGSFYKPKFFIFMEKEYFACAQHVGIIDISSFSKIEIQPGIQSSSHRNSVLDYLQKMCANDVNIQIGHIVHSGMLNERGGYENDCMLIRQSDDQYFMISPSSQQTKIYEWMSRNLPRDDSVKLNDVTSMYTVLNVVGPKSTQLMSELSNSNVKLQPFTYRKLNVGFASDVMIMTFTHTGMPGYCLYVPSEYALHVYDRLMAVGRDYGARDVGTLTQRFLRIDKFIPFWGDELTSMTTPFEAGVFYSVRLDKKEDFIGRSALEKQKQDGLTKRLVLFHLEDIDVDKDVWPWGGEPIYRNGEYCGTVTSAGYGFASEKLVCLGYISRSQRDVSKIITTEFIMDKNAVYHIDIAGRLFRLKQHVHPKAAMAQATAERDERKSYRPTVLKIKKQFQA is encoded by the exons ATGAATTACTTAACTAAGTTTTCCCATCCAAAGAGATTCCGTTGGAAATGGTACAGTACCGGTCATACAGAGAATTCTACACAAACTGCGAGAGTGGTGATTGCCGGGGCAGGATTAGTGGGCAATTCGGTGGCTTATCATTTAACCGAGAATGGATGGAATAACGTGGTAGTATTGGATCAACACAAGATAGGAAGTGGTACGTCGGATTTCGGATCGGGAACTATAGGACTATTCAAGCCTACTCCAGAACGTAACATTATTATGGAAAGTGTAAAACTGTACGAACGGTTGCAACATGCTGGTCACAACGTGGGGCTACAAAAATGTGGCAGCCTTAACCTAGCACAAACGCACGACCGAGTGATAGCATTCAAGCGAAGAATTGCTTACAATGTGCCGACAGGTTTATTCTGTGAATTTATTGGTGCGGAAACTGCAAAGCAGTTACATCCGCTCCTGAATGTGGACGATATTCAAGGAGCCGTACACGTACCTGATGATTGCATTGCAGATCCAGCATTGGTTTTGAACGTGCTCGTTAGTTTATCTAAGCAAAAAGGAGTCAAATATTTTGAGGGATGCGAAGTTAAGTGg ATCAATACTATAGGAGGTCGTGTTGATAGTGTGGAAACAGATATTGGAACAATAAAATGTGAATATTTCATCAACTGCAGTGGTATGTGGGCTCGCGAATTGGGGTTGAGGAGTAGAAAACCAGTATGTATTCCAGCTTATCCCGCACAGCATTTTTATGCACTTTCAACTAACTTAAACCTGGCGACTGATAGTCTTCTACCATGCATTCGTGACTACGATTCTAACATGTATGCTAGACAGTATGGCGGGGAAATGTTGGTAGGTTGGTTTGAAAAAGAAGCAATACCTGCCTTCGAAAACAAGAAAGACATACCTAAAGGCTGGAAAGCTTATTTATCGCAAAACATGCCAAATCATTGCACACCATTATGGGAAAAAGCAATAGATCGCATGCCTGCGCTGAAAACCACAACCAATCCAAAGATTACTAATAGTCCAGATAATTTCACTCCAGACGGGCGATTAATTTTTGGAGAAACAGCTGAAGTTAAGAATTACTATGTCGCCTGTGGTCTTAATGGAAATCCTTTGCAAGGATCTGGTGGTGTTGGAAAGGCACTTGCTGAATGGATTGTGGCAGGAACACCAACTATAGAAATGTTACCTTTTAATATACAACGCTTCTTAGATCTCCACAACAATCGACAGTATTTGCAAAACCGTATTAGAGAAGTTGTTGGGCGGCAATACGCCATTTTGTACCCAAACCAGAGcgaatacaaattttcacgaaagcTTCGCTGTTCTCCACTATATAGTGTTCTGGAAACACGAGGTGCCGTGTTTGGAACAAAAATGGCCTACGAAAGAGCGCTGTACTTTGATACCGACTACAAAC GGGGGAATCCTCCTCCAACAATGCCACCCGGCAGTTTCTACAAaccaaaatttttcatatttatggAAAAAGAGTACTTTGCATGTGCACAGCATGTCGGCATCATCGATATATCATCATTTTCTAAAATCGAGATCCAG CCCGGGATACAAAGTAGTAGTCATAGGAATAGTGTTCTAGATTATCTACAAAAAATGTGTGCCAATGATGTTAACATTCAAATCGGACATATCGTGCACAGCGGTATGCTGAATGAGCGCGGTGGTTACGAGAACGATTGTATGCTTATACGCCAAAGCGATGATCAGTACTTTATGATATCGCCGTCATCCCAACAGACTAAAATTTACGAATGGATGTCGCGTAATCTCCCGCGAGATGACAGCGTTAAACTTAATGACGTCACATCGATGTATACTGTACTTAACGTTGTGGGACCTAAATCGACCCAACTTATGAGTGAACTATCTAACTCAAATGTAAAGTTACAACCTTTCACATATCGAAAATTAAATGTTGGCTTTGCCAGTGATGTGATGATCATGACTTTTACACACACAGGAATGCCAGGTTACTGTTTGTATGTTCCGTCCGAATATGCGTTACATGTTTACGACAGGCTGATGGCAGTGGGACGCGACTACGGTGCACGAGATGTTGGTACATTGACGCAGCGTTTCCTTAGAATCGACAAGTTCATCCCATTTTGGGGCGACGAACTGACTAGTATGACAACCCCCTTTGAGGCTGGTGTTTTTTACTCAGTACGATTGGAT aaaaaagagGATTTCATAGGAAGATCTGCCCTCGAAAAACAGAAACAGGATGGCCTAACAAAACGTTTAGTTCTGTTCCATCTGGAGGATATTGATGTCGATAAAGATGTTTGGCCCTGGGGTGGTGAGCCTATATATCGTAATGGGGAGTATTGTGGTACTGTGACGTCTGCCGG GTACGGATTTGCATCCGAAAAGCTGGTCTGTTTGGGTTACATCAGCCGATCACAGCGAGATGTGTCCAAAATAATAACTACTGAGTTCATAATGGACAAAAATGCAGTATATCATATTGACATCGCTGGGCGATTATTTCGCCTAAAACAGCACGTTCATCCGAAAGCGGCAATGGCGCAGGCAACAGCGGAACGTGACGAACGTAAATCGTATCGACCGacagttttaaaaataaaaaagcaattTCAAGCGTGA
- the LOC129728087 gene encoding pyruvate dehydrogenase phosphatase regulatory subunit, mitochondrial-like isoform X3, with protein sequence MNYLTKFSHPKRFRWKWYSTGHTENSTQTARVVIAGAGLVGNSVAYHLTENGWNNVVVLDQHKIGSGTSDFGSGTIGLFKPTPERNIIMESVKLYERLQHAGHNVGLQKCGSLNLAQTHDRVIAFKRRIAYNVPTGLFCEFIGAETAKQLHPLLNVDDIQGAVHVPDDCIADPALVLNVLVSLSKQKGVKYFEGCEVKWINTIGGRVDSVETDIGTIKCEYFINCSGMWARELGLRSRKPVCIPAYPAQHFYALSTNLNLATDSLLPCIRDYDSNMYARQYGGEMLVGWFEKEAIPAFENKKDIPKGWKAYLSQNMPNHCTPLWEKAIDRMPALKTTTNPKITNSPDNFTPDGRLIFGETAEVKNYYVACGLNGNPLQGSGGVGKALAEWIVAGTPTIEMLPFNIQRFLDLHNNRQYLQNRIREVVGRQYAILYPNQSEYKFSRKLRCSPLYSVLETRGAVFGTKMAYERALYFDTDYKRGNPPPTMPPGSFYKPKFFIFMEKEYFACAQHVGIIDISSFSKIEIQPGIQSSSHRNSVLDYLQKMCANDVNIQIGHIVHSGMLNERGGYENDCMLIRQSDDQYFMISPSSQQTKIYEWMSRNLPRDDSVKLNDVTSMYTVLNVVGPKSTQLMSELSNSNVKLQPFTYRKLNVGFASDVMIMTFTHTGMPGYCLYVPSEYALHVYDRLMAVGRDYGARDVGTLTQRFLRIDKFIPFWGDELTSMTTPFEAGVFYSISQLKKKEDFIGRSALEKQKQDGLTKRLVLFHLEDIDVDKDVWPWGGEPIYRNGEYCGTVTSAGYFCSIFCIINSRYLVVT encoded by the exons ATGAATTACTTAACTAAGTTTTCCCATCCAAAGAGATTCCGTTGGAAATGGTACAGTACCGGTCATACAGAGAATTCTACACAAACTGCGAGAGTGGTGATTGCCGGGGCAGGATTAGTGGGCAATTCGGTGGCTTATCATTTAACCGAGAATGGATGGAATAACGTGGTAGTATTGGATCAACACAAGATAGGAAGTGGTACGTCGGATTTCGGATCGGGAACTATAGGACTATTCAAGCCTACTCCAGAACGTAACATTATTATGGAAAGTGTAAAACTGTACGAACGGTTGCAACATGCTGGTCACAACGTGGGGCTACAAAAATGTGGCAGCCTTAACCTAGCACAAACGCACGACCGAGTGATAGCATTCAAGCGAAGAATTGCTTACAATGTGCCGACAGGTTTATTCTGTGAATTTATTGGTGCGGAAACTGCAAAGCAGTTACATCCGCTCCTGAATGTGGACGATATTCAAGGAGCCGTACACGTACCTGATGATTGCATTGCAGATCCAGCATTGGTTTTGAACGTGCTCGTTAGTTTATCTAAGCAAAAAGGAGTCAAATATTTTGAGGGATGCGAAGTTAAGTGg ATCAATACTATAGGAGGTCGTGTTGATAGTGTGGAAACAGATATTGGAACAATAAAATGTGAATATTTCATCAACTGCAGTGGTATGTGGGCTCGCGAATTGGGGTTGAGGAGTAGAAAACCAGTATGTATTCCAGCTTATCCCGCACAGCATTTTTATGCACTTTCAACTAACTTAAACCTGGCGACTGATAGTCTTCTACCATGCATTCGTGACTACGATTCTAACATGTATGCTAGACAGTATGGCGGGGAAATGTTGGTAGGTTGGTTTGAAAAAGAAGCAATACCTGCCTTCGAAAACAAGAAAGACATACCTAAAGGCTGGAAAGCTTATTTATCGCAAAACATGCCAAATCATTGCACACCATTATGGGAAAAAGCAATAGATCGCATGCCTGCGCTGAAAACCACAACCAATCCAAAGATTACTAATAGTCCAGATAATTTCACTCCAGACGGGCGATTAATTTTTGGAGAAACAGCTGAAGTTAAGAATTACTATGTCGCCTGTGGTCTTAATGGAAATCCTTTGCAAGGATCTGGTGGTGTTGGAAAGGCACTTGCTGAATGGATTGTGGCAGGAACACCAACTATAGAAATGTTACCTTTTAATATACAACGCTTCTTAGATCTCCACAACAATCGACAGTATTTGCAAAACCGTATTAGAGAAGTTGTTGGGCGGCAATACGCCATTTTGTACCCAAACCAGAGcgaatacaaattttcacgaaagcTTCGCTGTTCTCCACTATATAGTGTTCTGGAAACACGAGGTGCCGTGTTTGGAACAAAAATGGCCTACGAAAGAGCGCTGTACTTTGATACCGACTACAAAC GGGGGAATCCTCCTCCAACAATGCCACCCGGCAGTTTCTACAAaccaaaatttttcatatttatggAAAAAGAGTACTTTGCATGTGCACAGCATGTCGGCATCATCGATATATCATCATTTTCTAAAATCGAGATCCAG CCCGGGATACAAAGTAGTAGTCATAGGAATAGTGTTCTAGATTATCTACAAAAAATGTGTGCCAATGATGTTAACATTCAAATCGGACATATCGTGCACAGCGGTATGCTGAATGAGCGCGGTGGTTACGAGAACGATTGTATGCTTATACGCCAAAGCGATGATCAGTACTTTATGATATCGCCGTCATCCCAACAGACTAAAATTTACGAATGGATGTCGCGTAATCTCCCGCGAGATGACAGCGTTAAACTTAATGACGTCACATCGATGTATACTGTACTTAACGTTGTGGGACCTAAATCGACCCAACTTATGAGTGAACTATCTAACTCAAATGTAAAGTTACAACCTTTCACATATCGAAAATTAAATGTTGGCTTTGCCAGTGATGTGATGATCATGACTTTTACACACACAGGAATGCCAGGTTACTGTTTGTATGTTCCGTCCGAATATGCGTTACATGTTTACGACAGGCTGATGGCAGTGGGACGCGACTACGGTGCACGAGATGTTGGTACATTGACGCAGCGTTTCCTTAGAATCGACAAGTTCATCCCATTTTGGGGCGACGAACTGACTAGTATGACAACCCCCTTTGAGGCTGGTGTTTTTTACTCA ATTTcccaattgaagaaaaaagagGATTTCATAGGAAGATCTGCCCTCGAAAAACAGAAACAGGATGGCCTAACAAAACGTTTAGTTCTGTTCCATCTGGAGGATATTGATGTCGATAAAGATGTTTGGCCCTGGGGTGGTGAGCCTATATATCGTAATGGGGAGTATTGTGGTACTGTGACGTCTGCCGG atatttttgttcgattttttgCATCATCAATTCTCGTTATCTTGTCGTAACGTAA